A single Drosophila ananassae strain 14024-0371.13 chromosome 3L, ASM1763931v2, whole genome shotgun sequence DNA region contains:
- the LOC6494771 gene encoding uncharacterized protein LOC6494771, which yields MCAAILRGIKLVNLRPISGFRLQQSLHTSLTHNKWQNPPSGDVERKLLYVDKLPENYQLIYRAPIENYVTWTKNISTATTSVLGLIAAYHWATTMNVVNMVQKVDIAILVSQESDLYYFLCGFVLINLAIRTFVAKYPLRIYKSSDKYVAVYGSQLPLGTVKHFFEKGQIAEYKNFLNPWSHIMYRLGNRSSMLLIDYFKTPSEFHQLFTTKQ from the exons atgtgTGCGGCTATATTACGGGGAATAAAACTGGTTAACTTGAGGCCTATATCGGGCTTTAGGCTCCAGCAGAGTCTGCA CACAAGCCTGACCCACAACAAGTGGCAGAATCCGCCCTCCGGAGATGTGGAAAGAAAACTTTTGTATGTCGACAAACTCCCGGAAAACTATCAACTTATCTACCGCGCTCCCATCGAGAACTATGTGACCTGGACGAAAAATATTTCCACAGCCACTACTTCCGTACTGGGCCTGATTGCCGCCTATCATTGGGCCACAACCATGAATGTGGTTAACATGGTGCAGAAAGTGGATATAGCCATTCTGGTTTCGCAGGAGTCTGACTTGTACTACTTTTTGTGCGGATTTGTTCTCATTAACCTGGCCATTCGCACCTTCGTGGCCAAGTATCCGCTGCGGATATACAAAAGTTCCGACAA ATATGTGGCTGTATACGGCTCCCAGCTACCCCTAGGGACGGTTAAGCACTTTTTCGAGAAAGGACAAATAGCcgaatacaaaaatttcctCAATCCTTGGAGCCATATCATGTACAGGTTGGGCAACAGATCCTCCATGTTGCTTATTGACTACTTTAAAACGCCTTCAGAGTTTCACCAACTTTTCACGACTAAGCAATAG
- the LOC6507954 gene encoding protein painting of fourth isoform X3, producing the protein MDSKRAALETGDGPDAKRMATAEEQEKPEELLPGDGNQIALGKHIPPYTGNGCSPSMESFMFQQTPAGSQLLPWATAECQTSENDLDLDKSTSGNKKTEAANSKLSRRELAKLRREHTMRALALERELTVKPGHGQPSVVLLIRFPDPEITAPMLAGLSKDIRDVVLPSSVAPRYCLVHLKPGADVEATIADINKVRFGGGYLQAEHKPFSDEEQAEFIDPCSLYVSNIPFNMATSAIKAYFTHAMRVDIGVLKREKRARYAFVRYASPEVTMDAFRELVGSPLNSRTLTVRYRRLRKRAGLPTVQCTNSNLTITSPVGDDDNADCKVISPPPVESITISDSDNCSDSSADAGGRRRRKNKMTDHEKEIQKLKRQMAEYGSIIKNLQVRQNIGDLIIANLPPKEEPCANPSACIPVLGSTAVHLMRDIKTERAYLGIPDEGTPDPEPAHKPTTQPEEVHADDRIKTKSPARRRKSAKQTQEKTKASTASPDKEGRLEELYAQLESDAET; encoded by the exons ATGGATTCGAAACGCGCGGCACTTGAAACTGGCGACGGTCCGGATGCGAAACGCATGGCCACCGCCGAGGAACAAGAGAAACCCGAAGAGCTGCTGCCGGGCGATGGCAATCAGATAGCACTTGGTAAGCATATTCCGCCCTATACGGGCAACGGATGCTCCCCATCGATGGAGTCCTTCATGTTCCAGCAGACCCCGGCCGGGAGTCAGCTGCTTCCGTGGGCCACTGCTGAGTGCCAGACTTCCGAGAACGATCTTGATCTGGATAAGAGCACCAGTGGCAACAAGAAGA CGGAAGCTGCCAATTCGAAGCTGTCCCGTAGGGAACTCGCTAAACTACGCCGTGAGCATACCATGAGAGCTCTAGCATTGGAGCGCGAACTGACCGTTAAGCCTGGCCATGGACAACCGTCTGTGGTATTATTGATTCGTTTCCCGGACCCGGAGATTACTGCTCCAATGCTGGCCGGGCTATCAAAGGACATACGTGACGTGGTTCTGCCAAGCAGTGTAGCACCACGCTACTGTCTGGTCCATCTGAAGCCCGGTGCTGATGTCGAGGCCACCATTGCCGATATTAATAAAGTGCGGTTCGGCGGCGGCTATCTACAGGCCGAGCACAAGCCCTTCTCGGACGAGGAGCAGGCCGAATTCATAGATCCCTGCTCGCTGTATGTGAGCAACATACCATTCAACATGGCGACCTCGGCCATCAAGGCCTACTTCACTCACGCCATGCGCGTGGATATAGGTGTGCTGAAGCGCGAGAAGCGCGCCCGCTACGCCTTTGTGCGCTATGCCTCTCCCGAAGTCACCATGGACGCATTCAGGGAGCTAGTGGGCAGTCCACTTAACAGCCGCACCCTGACCGTCCGCTACCGGCGCCTAAGAAAGCGAGCTGGCCTGCCTACCGTGCAGTGCACCAACTCCAATTTAACCATCACCTCGCCAGTAGGCGACGACGACAATGCCGACTGCAAAGTTATATCTCCACCACCCGTGGAGTCGATCACCATTAGCGATAGCGACAACTGCTCAGACTCGAGCGCTGATGCTGGTGGCAGACGCAGACGCAAAAACAAAATGACTGATCATGAGAAAGAGATCCAGAAGTTGAAGCGCCAGATGGCCGAATATGGATCAATTATCAAGAACTTGCAAGTCAGACAAAATATAGGAG ATCTGATTATAGCTAACCTACCGCCCAAAGAGGAGCCGTGCGCGAATCCATCAGCCTGTATTCCTGTTCTAGGATCCACTGCGGTCCACCTAATGCGAGATATAAAAACTGAGCGTGCCTATCTAGGTATACCTGATGAAGGCACCCCTGATCCTGAACCGGCTCATAAGCCCACCACGCAACCTGAAGAAGTCCACGCCGATGATCGAATCAAAACTAAAA GTCCCGCCAGACGACGCAAGAGTGCCAAACAGACACAAGAGAAGACCAAGGCTTCGACAGCTTCACCAGATAAGGAAGGCAGACTTGAGGAGCTATATGCTCAATTGGAATCAGATGCCGAGACTTAA
- the LOC6507954 gene encoding protein painting of fourth isoform X1, translating to MDSKRAALETGDGPDAKRMATAEEQEKPEELLPGDGNQIALGKHIPPYTGNGCSPSMESFMFQQTPAGSQLLPWATAECQTSENDLDLDKSTSGNKKTEAANSKLSRRELAKLRREHTMRALALERELTVKPGHGQPSVVLLIRFPDPEITAPMLAGLSKDIRDVVLPSSVAPRYCLVHLKPGADVEATIADINKVRFGGGYLQAEHKPFSDEEQAEFIDPCSLYVSNIPFNMATSAIKAYFTHAMRVDIGVLKREKRARYAFVRYASPEVTMDAFRELVGSPLNSRTLTVRYRRLRKRAGLPTVQCTNSNLTITSPVGDDDNADCKVISPPPVESITISDSDNCSDSSADAGGRRRRKNKMTDHEKEIQKLKRQMAEYGSIIKNLQVRQNIGDLIIANLPPKEEPCANPSACIPVLGSTAVHLMRDIKTERAYLGIPDEGTPDPEPAHKPTTQPEEVHADDRIKTKKFDCFGWLFSGPARRRKSAKQTQEKTKASTASPDKEGRLEELYAQLESDAET from the exons ATGGATTCGAAACGCGCGGCACTTGAAACTGGCGACGGTCCGGATGCGAAACGCATGGCCACCGCCGAGGAACAAGAGAAACCCGAAGAGCTGCTGCCGGGCGATGGCAATCAGATAGCACTTGGTAAGCATATTCCGCCCTATACGGGCAACGGATGCTCCCCATCGATGGAGTCCTTCATGTTCCAGCAGACCCCGGCCGGGAGTCAGCTGCTTCCGTGGGCCACTGCTGAGTGCCAGACTTCCGAGAACGATCTTGATCTGGATAAGAGCACCAGTGGCAACAAGAAGA CGGAAGCTGCCAATTCGAAGCTGTCCCGTAGGGAACTCGCTAAACTACGCCGTGAGCATACCATGAGAGCTCTAGCATTGGAGCGCGAACTGACCGTTAAGCCTGGCCATGGACAACCGTCTGTGGTATTATTGATTCGTTTCCCGGACCCGGAGATTACTGCTCCAATGCTGGCCGGGCTATCAAAGGACATACGTGACGTGGTTCTGCCAAGCAGTGTAGCACCACGCTACTGTCTGGTCCATCTGAAGCCCGGTGCTGATGTCGAGGCCACCATTGCCGATATTAATAAAGTGCGGTTCGGCGGCGGCTATCTACAGGCCGAGCACAAGCCCTTCTCGGACGAGGAGCAGGCCGAATTCATAGATCCCTGCTCGCTGTATGTGAGCAACATACCATTCAACATGGCGACCTCGGCCATCAAGGCCTACTTCACTCACGCCATGCGCGTGGATATAGGTGTGCTGAAGCGCGAGAAGCGCGCCCGCTACGCCTTTGTGCGCTATGCCTCTCCCGAAGTCACCATGGACGCATTCAGGGAGCTAGTGGGCAGTCCACTTAACAGCCGCACCCTGACCGTCCGCTACCGGCGCCTAAGAAAGCGAGCTGGCCTGCCTACCGTGCAGTGCACCAACTCCAATTTAACCATCACCTCGCCAGTAGGCGACGACGACAATGCCGACTGCAAAGTTATATCTCCACCACCCGTGGAGTCGATCACCATTAGCGATAGCGACAACTGCTCAGACTCGAGCGCTGATGCTGGTGGCAGACGCAGACGCAAAAACAAAATGACTGATCATGAGAAAGAGATCCAGAAGTTGAAGCGCCAGATGGCCGAATATGGATCAATTATCAAGAACTTGCAAGTCAGACAAAATATAGGAG ATCTGATTATAGCTAACCTACCGCCCAAAGAGGAGCCGTGCGCGAATCCATCAGCCTGTATTCCTGTTCTAGGATCCACTGCGGTCCACCTAATGCGAGATATAAAAACTGAGCGTGCCTATCTAGGTATACCTGATGAAGGCACCCCTGATCCTGAACCGGCTCATAAGCCCACCACGCAACCTGAAGAAGTCCACGCCGATGATCGAATCAAAACTAAAA AATTCGATTGTTTTGGCTGGCTGTTTTCAGGTCCCGCCAGACGACGCAAGAGTGCCAAACAGACACAAGAGAAGACCAAGGCTTCGACAGCTTCACCAGATAAGGAAGGCAGACTTGAGGAGCTATATGCTCAATTGGAATCAGATGCCGAGACTTAA
- the LOC6507954 gene encoding protein painting of fourth isoform X2: protein MDSKRAALETGDGPDAKRMATAEEQEKPEELLPGDGNQIALGKHIPPYTGNGCSPSMESFMFQQTPAGSQLLPWATAECQTSENDLDLDKSTSGNKKTEAANSKLSRRELAKLRREHTMRALALERELTVKPGHGQPSVVLLIRFPDPEITAPMLAGLSKDIRDVVLPSSVAPRYCLVHLKPGADVEATIADINKVRFGGGYLQAEHKPFSDEEQAEFIDPCSLYVSNIPFNMATSAIKAYFTHAMRVDIGVLKREKRARYAFVRYASPEVTMDAFRELVGSPLNSRTLTVRYRRLRKRAGLPTVQCTNSNLTITSPVGDDDNADCKVISPPPVESITISDSDNCSDSSADAGGRRRRKNKMTDHEKEIQKLKRQMAEYGSIIKNLQVRQNIGANLPPKEEPCANPSACIPVLGSTAVHLMRDIKTERAYLGIPDEGTPDPEPAHKPTTQPEEVHADDRIKTKKFDCFGWLFSGPARRRKSAKQTQEKTKASTASPDKEGRLEELYAQLESDAET, encoded by the exons ATGGATTCGAAACGCGCGGCACTTGAAACTGGCGACGGTCCGGATGCGAAACGCATGGCCACCGCCGAGGAACAAGAGAAACCCGAAGAGCTGCTGCCGGGCGATGGCAATCAGATAGCACTTGGTAAGCATATTCCGCCCTATACGGGCAACGGATGCTCCCCATCGATGGAGTCCTTCATGTTCCAGCAGACCCCGGCCGGGAGTCAGCTGCTTCCGTGGGCCACTGCTGAGTGCCAGACTTCCGAGAACGATCTTGATCTGGATAAGAGCACCAGTGGCAACAAGAAGA CGGAAGCTGCCAATTCGAAGCTGTCCCGTAGGGAACTCGCTAAACTACGCCGTGAGCATACCATGAGAGCTCTAGCATTGGAGCGCGAACTGACCGTTAAGCCTGGCCATGGACAACCGTCTGTGGTATTATTGATTCGTTTCCCGGACCCGGAGATTACTGCTCCAATGCTGGCCGGGCTATCAAAGGACATACGTGACGTGGTTCTGCCAAGCAGTGTAGCACCACGCTACTGTCTGGTCCATCTGAAGCCCGGTGCTGATGTCGAGGCCACCATTGCCGATATTAATAAAGTGCGGTTCGGCGGCGGCTATCTACAGGCCGAGCACAAGCCCTTCTCGGACGAGGAGCAGGCCGAATTCATAGATCCCTGCTCGCTGTATGTGAGCAACATACCATTCAACATGGCGACCTCGGCCATCAAGGCCTACTTCACTCACGCCATGCGCGTGGATATAGGTGTGCTGAAGCGCGAGAAGCGCGCCCGCTACGCCTTTGTGCGCTATGCCTCTCCCGAAGTCACCATGGACGCATTCAGGGAGCTAGTGGGCAGTCCACTTAACAGCCGCACCCTGACCGTCCGCTACCGGCGCCTAAGAAAGCGAGCTGGCCTGCCTACCGTGCAGTGCACCAACTCCAATTTAACCATCACCTCGCCAGTAGGCGACGACGACAATGCCGACTGCAAAGTTATATCTCCACCACCCGTGGAGTCGATCACCATTAGCGATAGCGACAACTGCTCAGACTCGAGCGCTGATGCTGGTGGCAGACGCAGACGCAAAAACAAAATGACTGATCATGAGAAAGAGATCCAGAAGTTGAAGCGCCAGATGGCCGAATATGGATCAATTATCAAGAACTTGCAAGTCAGACAAAATATAGGAG CTAACCTACCGCCCAAAGAGGAGCCGTGCGCGAATCCATCAGCCTGTATTCCTGTTCTAGGATCCACTGCGGTCCACCTAATGCGAGATATAAAAACTGAGCGTGCCTATCTAGGTATACCTGATGAAGGCACCCCTGATCCTGAACCGGCTCATAAGCCCACCACGCAACCTGAAGAAGTCCACGCCGATGATCGAATCAAAACTAAAA AATTCGATTGTTTTGGCTGGCTGTTTTCAGGTCCCGCCAGACGACGCAAGAGTGCCAAACAGACACAAGAGAAGACCAAGGCTTCGACAGCTTCACCAGATAAGGAAGGCAGACTTGAGGAGCTATATGCTCAATTGGAATCAGATGCCGAGACTTAA